CTGACCCCGGCTGaggacggggggggggctgtgctgcACCCTTTGTGTGGGGTACCCCGATATCTGCAGCACCCAGTGCATGGAGGACCCCAATCTGTGCTGCCCCCGGTGCACAGGGGCACCCCAGTcctggttgggggggggtgtttgtgaAGCACCCAGTGCAAGGGACACGCCTGTGAGCAGTGGACAGGCTGGGACATCACTGTCATTGGGGTCCCCTCCCCAAGCTCCTCATGGGGCCAGGCCAGGTGAAGGCTTTCCATGGGGGGGAAGGGGCTATAGGGGAAGGCTATCCCCCCCTCATGAGTCCTGCAATGGGGTTATTCTGGGTGGGGGGACCCACATCCAGGCTGAGCTTGGGGGTGAGGGTGGATTTGGGGTCACCTCCCAGCCAGGACCAGGCAGAAACACACTGTGGACCACGGGGATGAGATGTCCCCATGCAGGTGAGATGTCCCCACTGAGATGATGTGTCCCCATGGTGATGTTCCCATGGAGATGAGGTGTCCCCATGAGGATGAGGTATTCCCATGGAGGTGTCCCCCGGGAGATGATGTGTCCCCACGGAGATGAGGTGTCCCCAAGCACATCCCACCCCCCAGCTACAGCTGGCATCCCTGTTACCTGTGGCCTCCACCATCCCCTCGAGGATGACGACAATCTCGAAATCGTCCTTCTCCAGCTGGTGCCGTGAGACGTCCCAGAAGGGGCTGCGCTCGTCGATCTCGTGGCTGATGATGAGGGGCGAGACGAGGAAGAGGCGGTCATCGCCCGTCTCGAAGCCCACGCTCAGGTCGGTCTGGTCCAGGGGGATGAACTCGCCCTCCTGCGTCTGCTTGGACTTGATGAGCTTGGCGCGGATGGAGGCCTCCACGATGTGCGAGTCCCGCAGGTCACCCACGCGAAACATCAGGCAGAGGCGGTCGTCCCGCAGGGAGACCACAGCATGGGAGGAGAAGACCAAGGTCTCAGCTCGTTTGTTGGGCTGGGAGATCTTCACAAACATGCAGCCCACCATGAAGGCATTGACCATGGAGCCCAGGAtggcctggagcagcagcagcacgaTGCCCTCCGGACACTTGTCAGTAATGACGCGGTGGCCGTAGCCGATGGTGGTCTCCGTCTcgatggagaagaggaaggcGGAGACGAAGCCGTTGAGGTTGTTGACGCAGGGCGTCCAGGCGTGGTCCTCCAGGTGGTCCAGGTCCCCTCGGCAGTAGGCGATGAACCACCAGATGAGGCCGAAGAAAAGCCAGGTGACGGCGTAGGCGAGGATGAAGACGAGGAGGCTGAAGCGCCACTTGAGGTCCACCAAGGTGGTGAAGATGTCGGTGAGGTAGCGGTAAGTCTCCCGCACGTTCCCGTGCTGCACGTTGCACTTGCCATCCTTCTCCACGTAACGCTGGCGCTTGCGGGCGCCGGCCCCTCGCCGtcgggggggcaccggggggggcTTGGCCTCCCCGGGGACCCCCTCAGTGACCCCGCAAAAGGCGGCGTTGTCCTGCGCCATTGCCCCTCAGAGGCTGCGGGAGGGGAAGGGGTTAATGGTGCCGCTCGCCCCCTCCaaactgggggggactgggagggtaTGGTGgcaccagctgggctgggggagggcagggggggtgCTGCCAGGACCCGTGGGTCCCtccggggtgctggggggggggtaaaCTGAGGGACAGGAGCACCCAGGGGTGCTGAGCTCACATGTGTGTGCTCAGCCATGCACACACCTGCACTTGCATGTGTAGACACAGGCACACGCCTGCACACAGGTGCTTGCAGAGGCacccacatgcacacacacgtgtgcacacacatgcacatgcctGCACACACGTGTGTACAGATGCATGCAGAtgcacacgcgcacacacatGTGCGTTCACACAGACGTGCAGCACCGCAGCGGGCACACCTTGCATGCGCACACACGAGCAGGCGTGCACACACGCTCACAACCCCCAGGGACACGCACCCATTTGCCCCCGGCGGGTGCAGGCCCACGTGTGCACCCCGAGGGGCTCCTTGCACGCTCTCGTGCGCCAGGATGGGGTGTGCAACGGGGTGTGCACCAATGCTGCGCACACGCTCTGGGCCGAGGCGTGCAGAGGGAGCTGGGCCTCATGCACACCCATGCACGCATGCATGTACACACGCATGCACACCCCGCTGGGCCTTGCACACGCACAGAGCTCCTGGCACACACACCCACCCTCCTCTTGtgcccccccaccgccccccggcctgggggggggggccctgtgGCACCCAGctgtgctcccccccccccgccatggggcACCCCATTCCCACCCGGGTTCGTGGGGGCAGACATCCCAGCCTGGGGCAGAacggaggcggggggggggggcgcatcCTCCGGTgtctgtgctggggggggcggggggccgggtCCCCGcgtgcccccagcaccccccacccGCGGAGGCAGAGGGGTCCCCGGTGCCACCCCCGTGTGCTGcagcggggggtggggggtgcagggggcgATGGGGcgcggaggggggtgggagggcagcaggCCCCCCCCGGGCTGTGTgttcccgtccccccccccggtccccgcACTCACCGCtcgccccgcggccgccgctcccgccgggcCGCGCAGCCCCGGTGTGTTGCGCGCATGGCGCAGGGCGAGCGCAGCGCCCGGCCGTACCGGATCGCTCCCGCCAGGGCCCGGGCCCGGGTCCGGagcagccgcccccccccttttttgccgtccccccccctccccccgacaccccccccGCTGTTCCCTTGGCCGCGCTCCCGCCGTTCCCGGGCAACGGCTGCGCCCCGGGAGCGCGCGGCTAAAAATACCGACCagcgcccgcccccgccggccccgcccgcccccggacccccccctgCTCCGGACCCCCACGCGTGACaccacccccctgccccggaCGGGGGCTCAGAAGGCGGCAGTGCGGTGGACACTCGTGGGAAAgctggcggggggggctgggtgGGTGCGCACACGCGTATacgggggagcggggggggcaggtgtgCACACCTGTGCTACGGGGCTGGGTACGTGGGACAGtacgggggggggacacgcgtGAAGTGGGGCACAGTGGCGGGGGGGTGACACAGGGCACAgcaggggggcggggggggcacaggcGTGTGACACTGAGCACGgcggggggtggagggggcaCACGAGGTCCCGCCCTCCCCGCTggcccagagccccccccccccgtcacTAGCCCAAGGCCCCCCGTCGCTAGCCCAGGACTTCCTCTTACTAGCCCAGGGTCCCCCTCAAAGCCCAGCCCTCCCATTAGCTCCGGGGTTCCCCTCAATagcccagcccccccccactaGCCCAGGCCTCCCCCCATCACTAGCCCAGGGCTCCCCATCATTAGCCCAGGTCCCCCCTTCACTAGCCCAGGCACGCCCCTCACTAGCCCAGCCCCCCCATCGCTAGCCCAGGACCCCTGATCACTAGCcaggccccccccagccctagCCAGGCCCCCCATCACTAGCCAGGGCTCTGTGGTCACTAGCCACCCCCCATCGGTGGCCAGGCCCTCCCCCGGTGCCCccgcgcagccccggcccccccccggccccccccgggcagACAAAGACGCTTTGTCCCACGGCCCCGGGGaaccggccccggcccgggaACAGCGGGGCCTTGTGTGGGGCGGCCGCGCCCCCCCgggcccccggccccgcgccccccgctGCTCCCCCTGCGGGGGGTGCCCGAGGGGTCACTCTGTGTgcgcacgggggggggggggcaccagcCCCTGCCCGGCGCTGGCCGCCTCCCCCCGCTCCCAGGCACAAGGatgctcggggaggggggggcgcgggggggaggATCCCTGGGGGACCACCCGGGTGGGTGCTgccgggaccggggggggggtctgccCGGACGCCGCCCGGTGCCGGCGCCGGAGCGCGGGGGACCCCGCCGGACCCTTCCCGGTGCCGGTGTCTGCGGGCGGGgtcccctcgccccccccccccccactcgtCCCCCCCTCCGTGGCCGGTAACGTGACCCGGTGCGGGCCGGCTCGTTTTCCACCCCATTAACCCCCG
This genomic interval from Buteo buteo chromosome 11, bButBut1.hap1.1, whole genome shotgun sequence contains the following:
- the KCNJ9 gene encoding G protein-activated inward rectifier potassium channel 3 — protein: MAQDNAAFCGVTEGVPGEAKPPPVPPRRRGAGARKRQRYVEKDGKCNVQHGNVRETYRYLTDIFTTLVDLKWRFSLLVFILAYAVTWLFFGLIWWFIAYCRGDLDHLEDHAWTPCVNNLNGFVSAFLFSIETETTIGYGHRVITDKCPEGIVLLLLQAILGSMVNAFMVGCMFVKISQPNKRAETLVFSSHAVVSLRDDRLCLMFRVGDLRDSHIVEASIRAKLIKSKQTQEGEFIPLDQTDLSVGFETGDDRLFLVSPLIISHEIDERSPFWDVSRHQLEKDDFEIVVILEGMVEATGMTCQARSSYLADEVLWGHRFTPLLSLEEGFYEVDYGGFHQTVPVPTPACSARQLAAAAARRDAHLYWSIPSRLDQPLEEAAAAEGGGDPDTPRESNGTLASPEAR